The following is a genomic window from Desulfuromonas acetoxidans DSM 684.
CCCAGGGATAAAGCTGACTATCTGCAACATCCATGTTTTGCCACTGTTCATCGCCACTAAACACATCGGCATATTGGGTTTGGAACATATCACCACTGACCAAAGAAACGGCTGCGGCAACTTCCGTCGTTGAGGGCCAGATATCTTTGAGATAAACCGGATTACCGGAAACATCTTCACCAAGCGGCTCTCGGGATAGATCAATACGCATGGTTCCAGCCAGGGCATAAGCGACAACAAGTGGCGGTGAAGCCAACCAGTTGGATTTTGTCAACGGGTGGATCCGTCCTTCAAAGTTGCGGTTTCCAGACAACACGGAGCACACGTTGAGATCCCCTTGTTCAATGGCAGCGCCGATCAGCTCCGGCAATGGCCCGGAATTGCCGATACAGGTGGTACAACCATAACCAACAAGATTGAACCCTAAAGCATCGAGATGCGTTTGCACACCTGATTTGTTCAAATAGTCGCTGACCACCTTGGACCCGGGAGCCAGTGATGTCTTCACCCATGGTTTGGTTTTCAACCCCAGCTCGTTGGCCTTCTTAGCCAACAATCCGGCACACAGCATCACCGCCGGATTGGAGGTATTGGTACAGGATGTGATGGCGGCAATCACGACATCACCATGCGTCAAGGAATACTCTGCCCCGGCAACATCAGCACGAGCATCTTGATCAACATCAGGTTGATCGGCAACCATTACTTCCCCAAACACCCGTCCCACGTCAACCATGGCAACCCGATCTTGAGGGCGTTTCGGACCAGCCAGACTGGATTGTACCGTGGCCAGATCGAGATCAAGCACATCAGTAAACTCAGGATCGGCAACCGAGGAATCCCGCCATAGCCCCTGTGCCTTGCAATAGGCTTCAACAACCGCCACCTGCTGCTCAGATCGACCACTGAGTTTCAGATAATTCAGGGTTAATTGATCCACCGGAAAGAAGCCACAAGTCGCGCCATATTCCGGTGCCATATTGGCGATGGTCGCACGATCAGCCAGTGGCAGTACATCAAGCCCCTCACCAAAGAATTCTACAAACTTTCCAACCACACCTTTTTGGCGCAACATCTGAGTGACGGTCAGGACAAGGTCAGTGGCTGTTATGCCCTCACCGAGGCTTCCGTGAAGGTGAAAACCGATCACATCGGGAATCAACATAGAGATCGGCTGCCCCAGCATCGCCGCTTCCGCTTCAATACCACCAACGCCCCAGCCGAGCACGGCAAGACCATTAATCATGGTGGTGTGACTATCGGTTCCCACCAGGGTATCCGGAGATAACATGGTAGAACCATCGGCCTGTTGGTTATGAACAACACTGGCCAGATATTCGAGGTTGACCTGATGACAGATGCCGGTCCCCGGAGGAACTACCCGGAAATTTTCAAAGGCCTGCTGCCCCCAGTGCAGAAACCGGTAACGTTCGCGATTGCGCTCCATCTCAATGGCCACGTTATCGGCAAAGGCCTGATCATCGCCAAAGCGTTCGACGGTAACGGAATGGTCGATAACCAGATCCACAGGAATCTGAGGATTAACCACTGAAGGGTCTGCACCATGTGATGCCACCGCATCGCGCATCGCCGCCAGATCGACAATAGCCGGCACTCCGGTAAAATCCTGCATGAGCACTCGTGTCGGTCGCCAGGCGATCTCCATCCGCTCTGACTGGGGTTTCCATTCAGCCAGGGCCATAATATCGGCTTGCGGCTCGGAAAAACGTAACAGGTTTTCCAAAAGAATTTTGATCGTTTTCGGTAAACGATCCAGATTGGCGGATAAAGATGATGCGGCATGAGGAAGACTGTAGTACTGGTAATCCTGACCCGAAACGGTGAGGGTATGGGGTGCAACCTGTAGCGACATAACGCCTCCATAAAAATAGAAGAACTGGGTGAATTTCGACGACGGAAATAATACGTTACACTGAAGCTGGCTGGAGTCTGTGTTGACAACACCATAATTCCGATGAGACAAACAGGGATATAGCGTCAACATTATCATTGTCTTATGTTAAGTCAAGAACAGGAATCATTCCCAGAGGATCATATGAATTATCATCAGTTGAAAAACGCCTTGGAACTGTTTGCCATTCAGGACCGCGCCAGCCTCAAAGAGATCAAATTGCGGCATAAAGCTCTGGTTAAAAAACATCATCCTGATGCCGGAGGTGACGATTCAGAA
Proteins encoded in this region:
- the acnA gene encoding aconitate hydratase AcnA; the encoded protein is MSLQVAPHTLTVSGQDYQYYSLPHAASSLSANLDRLPKTIKILLENLLRFSEPQADIMALAEWKPQSERMEIAWRPTRVLMQDFTGVPAIVDLAAMRDAVASHGADPSVVNPQIPVDLVIDHSVTVERFGDDQAFADNVAIEMERNRERYRFLHWGQQAFENFRVVPPGTGICHQVNLEYLASVVHNQQADGSTMLSPDTLVGTDSHTTMINGLAVLGWGVGGIEAEAAMLGQPISMLIPDVIGFHLHGSLGEGITATDLVLTVTQMLRQKGVVGKFVEFFGEGLDVLPLADRATIANMAPEYGATCGFFPVDQLTLNYLKLSGRSEQQVAVVEAYCKAQGLWRDSSVADPEFTDVLDLDLATVQSSLAGPKRPQDRVAMVDVGRVFGEVMVADQPDVDQDARADVAGAEYSLTHGDVVIAAITSCTNTSNPAVMLCAGLLAKKANELGLKTKPWVKTSLAPGSKVVSDYLNKSGVQTHLDALGFNLVGYGCTTCIGNSGPLPELIGAAIEQGDLNVCSVLSGNRNFEGRIHPLTKSNWLASPPLVVAYALAGTMRIDLSREPLGEDVSGNPVYLKDIWPSTTEVAAAVSLVSGDMFQTQYADVFSGDEQWQNMDVADSQLYPWDEDSTYIRLPTFFTLPNNQDDIESASILAKLGNSITTDHISPAGAIAANSPAADYLRSHGVEPEDFNSYGSRRGNHEVMMRGTFANIRIRNEMVPDVVGGYTRDLLDDEIKPIFTAAMDYQQKGIPLVVVAGKEYGTGSSRDWAAKGTLLQGVRAVIAESFERIHRSNLLGMGVLPLQFAAGQNRESLGLTGKEKITIRGLGEQLSAKCSLTMEIVYDDGRQGQAELLCRLDTEEELKAYRSGGILRYVLNQLVAE